A region of Sugiyamaella lignohabitans strain CBS 10342 chromosome A, complete sequence DNA encodes the following proteins:
- the BNA3 gene encoding Bna3p (Kynurenine aminotransferase; catalyzes formation of kynurenic acid from kynurenine; potential Cdc28p substrate; GO_component: GO:0005737 - cytoplasm [Evidence IEA,IEA]; GO_component: GO:0005737 - cytoplasm [Evidence IDA] [PMID 14562095]; GO_component: GO:0005737 - cytoplasm [Evidence IDA] [PMID 17034789]; GO_component: GO:0005739 - mitochondrion [Evidence IEA,IEA]; GO_component: GO:0005739 - mitochondrion [Evidence IDA] [PMID 14562095]; GO_component: GO:0005739 - mitochondrion [Evidence IDA] [PMID 16823961]; GO_component: GO:0005739 - mitochondrion [Evidence IDA] [PMID 17034789]; GO_function: GO:0047536 - 2-aminoadipate transaminase activity [Evidence IDA] [PMID 19342587]; GO_function: GO:0004061 - arylformamidase activity [Evidence IDA] [PMID 18205391]; GO_function: GO:0003824 - catalytic activity [Evidence IEA]; GO_function: GO:0016212 - kynurenine-oxoglutarate transaminase activity [Evidence IEA]; GO_function: GO:0016212 - kynurenine-oxoglutarate transaminase activity [Evidence IDA,ISS] [PMID 18205391]; GO_function: GO:0030170 - pyridoxal phosphate binding [Evidence IEA]; GO_function: GO:0008483 - transaminase activity [Evidence IEA]; GO_function: GO:0016740 - transferase activity [Evidence IEA]; GO_process: GO:0097053 - L-kynurenine catabolic process [Evidence IEA]; GO_process: GO:0009058 - biosynthetic process [Evidence IEA]; GO_process: GO:0034276 - kynurenic acid biosynthetic process [Evidence IDA,ISS] [PMID 18205391]), with the protein MRLLANCHQATSILGLTSKLLLRRSFSATSFIAITSTNSKMTTSDGSFKPLPGPSVHVSAQSKDVWSIINEAAASVESTGKKVVNLGQGFFSYSPPDFAIEAAKKALDVPALNQYSPTRGRPSLRKALADSYSPFFNRTLDPESEIVVTAGANQGMYAAFTAFINPGDEVIVFEPFFDQYISNIQLPGGKVVYVPLHPPSDAATRTSSAGEWKIDFDELKAAVTEKTRIIVLNTPQNPTGKVFSREELEKIGQIAVEHNIIILSDEVYDRLYYTPFVRIATLSPELARLTLTVGSAGKTFSATGWRVGWLIGHPDLIKYVAAANTRIVFTVNSPLQEATAKALVQAETNTYYHDNIVSFEKKYKIFNAIWDELGLPYTVPEGGYFVLVNFAKVQVPEDYEFPPEVTHGKAKDFRTAYWLIKEIGVVAIPPTEFYTPQNAHLAEEFLRFAVCKDDHILEEAVEKLRALKKYIKS; encoded by the coding sequence ATGAGACTTTTGGCCAATTGCCATCAAGCTACGTCGATATTGGGATTAACGAGTAAATTATTACTTAGAAGATCATTTTCTGCTACAAGTTTTATTGCAATTACTAGTACAAACAGTAAAATGACTACTAGTGACGGTTCTTTCAAACCTCTGCCTGGACCATCCGTCCATGTGTCTGCTCAGAGTAAGGATGTTTGGAGTATCATtaatgaagcagcagcttctgtTGAATCCACCGGTAAGAAAGTGGTAAATCTCGGTCAAGGTTTCTTTTCTTATTCCCCACCGGACTTTGCCATCGAAGCTGCCAAGAAAGCTCTAGATGTGCCGGCATTGAACCAGTACTCCCCTACTAGGGGTAGACCATCTCTCAGAAAAGCTCTTGCTGATTCATATTCGCCATTCTTCAATCGGACTTTGGACCCTGAGAGCGAAATTGTTGTGACTGCTGGAGCAAATCAAGGTATGTATGCTGCATTTACTGCATTCATCAATCCTGGCGATGAAgttattgtttttgaacCCTTTTTCGATCAATACATTTCTAATATTCAGCTTCCGGGTGGAAAGGTTGTATATGTACCTTTACACCCTCCttctgatgctgctactcGAACTTCATCGGCTGGGGAATGGAAAATTGATTTCGACGAGTTGAAAGCCGCTGTCACTGAGAAGACCAGGATTATCGTACTCAACACTCCACAGAATCCTACAGGAAAGGTATTTTCTAGGGAAGAATTAGAAAAGATTGGTCAGATCGCTGTTGAAcacaacatcatcatcttaTCGGATGAAGTATACGATCGTCTATATTATACTCCATTTGTAAGAATTGCTACTTTATCCCCAGAATTGGCACGACTCACTCTCACTGTGGGTTCTGCAGGTAAGACGTTTAGTGCCACTGGCTGGAGAGTCGGCTGGTTGATTGGACACCCCGATCTTATCAAATACGTTGCGGCAGCAAATACTCGTATCGTTTTTACTGTAAACTCTCCTCTCCAGGAAGCTACTGCTAAGGCTCTGGTCCAAGCAGAGACCAATACTTATTATCATGATAATATTGTCAGCTTTGAAAAGAAGTACAAGATTTTCAATGCTATCTGGGATGAGCTTGGTCTTCCTTACACAGTTCCCGAAGGAGGCTATTTTGTACTGGTCAACTTTGCCAAGGTTCAAGTTCCTGAAGATTATGAGTTCCCTCCTGAGGTGACCCATGGTAAGGCCAAGGACTTCCGTACTGCATACTGGCTCATTAAGGAGATTGGGGTTGTTGCAATCCCCCCTACCGAGTTCTACACCCCTCAAAATGCTCATCTAGCTGAAGAGTTCTTGCGTTTCGCTGTCTGCAAGGACGATCATATCCTTGAAGAAGCTGTGGAGAAGCTTCGTGCTCTTAAGAAGTATATCAAGAGTTAA
- the FMP21 gene encoding Sdh8p has protein sequence MRLALLQLRPIYRLAATNLGKTRTSFQFYSTKSKPLEVRPSPPRLPKEDQAEFERLQKEAMSSFNKVDINEDIEHPQFRKPYADFEGDVNPETGEVGGPKQDPLRFGDYSFNGRVTDF, from the coding sequence ATGCGTTTGGCGTTACTACAGCTTCGGCCCATCTACCGTCTGGCGGCTACTAACCTGGGAAAAACCAGGACCTCCTTTCAGTTTTACAGCACAAAGTCGAAGCCCTTAGAAGTCCGACCCAGTCCTCCAAGATTACCGAAAGAAGACCAGGCGGAATTTGAACGACTACAAAAAGAGGCCATGAGTAGCTTTAACAAGGTGGATATAAATGAAGATATCGAGCATCCTCAATTTCGCAAACCTTATGCTGACTTTGAGGGTGACGTGAATCCCGAGACTGGTGAAGTTGGTGGTCCTAAACAAGACCCTCTACGATTTGGCGATTATTCTTTTAATGGACGAGTAACTGATTTCTAA
- a CDS encoding Nucleoporin nup82 produces the protein MASKLSKFTAYVQNHKVFDCAPQQNLSAGPLNLVAVRDNDVITVSGSIVKYAILDTKLQSPNTYDLVTVDFEILDLVLNRSGTLLAVVGKYTLIYLYLPTSGCAPDNLKKKGTTGGNSYPGSVNNFKIELTSGKITGSESSDNVSTSTSTSTAKRQCEILKVVWNSIASHDSNLVLLLDNGYIRSYDIVTSHKFPDYELCLLGNGSIDNISEDRSYALDNEDSIQDPVSIAFGSDADPLGKLTLYVLTKEGDIFGLCPWVPAKFILSKQEVSELFDNAVADQYQYKQEHGKESLLNSHYRDQLAWTTDLWRQIDTSPQEVRLSKRGTLESCHVLNRPNIIISRNGSPQKLQPQGPFRYQPFPDTLYEGSAIDFISTDSGSMTTLAVLYSTGRINFYLQDISLDMIWEGANSLSDICLALIESITIPNDPVSKGQSTGTGVASASASPFSLGSVSGIPSHFSTPKTSNAFSLTKVTTPTPTKPGSFRLIKTSTTNELEFYVISGPCVYRVDFSPWAIPLSQAIEGSNSQEALSVVSSHLSSNIWVILDKSRNQSPVLGIGALPDPLGMHIPFVHTQKLVYIEVPDSNESTSRSISSSLDLAVNSTSLASSSQLTSIPARTIKYTSLLKTPFSHSSIDAKLSEISFEPPLAPKGVSITDVIKPNTENLAYLSEISNYYCEQLSKLHESGLHMHTRLDLQRSELHRQIKKVSELYNTVQKLEQQRPTKTLAEIFDKQERLRQRSLSLLEKLSRRRSILLSNQEKKWLAELQRSQERIYDPAGLERRVKNVSNSLQHTPRCLTN, from the coding sequence ATGGCGTCAAAACTATCGAAATTCACTGCTTATGTACAGAATCATAAAGTATTCGACTGCGCCCCTCAGCAAAATTTGTCGGCTGGCCCGTTGAATCTAGTAGCAGTTCGTGACAATGATGTCATAACAGTGTCAGGTAGCATTGTTAAGTATGCTATTCTTGATACAAAACTACAGTCACCGAATACTTATGACCTGGTGACGGTTGATTTTGAGATTTTGGATCTCGTGTTAAATAGATCTGGTACACTgttggctgttgttggaaaGTACACTTTGATTTACCTTTATCTTCCCACGTCTGGTTGTGCGCCAGATaatttgaagaaaaagGGAACAACAGGAGGAAATTCTTACCCTGGCTCGGTAAATAATTTTAAAATTGAGCTTACATCTGGCAAAATAACTGGTTCTGAAAGTTCGGACAATgtttcaacttcaacttcaacttcaactgCTAAACGTCAGTGTGAAATACTGAAAGTGGTTTGGAACTCAATTGCATCTCACGACTCAAACTTGGTCTTACTCTTGGACAATGGATATATTCGTTCATATGACATTGTCACGAGTCATAAGTTTCCTGACTACGAATTGTGCCTGTTGGGTAATGGTAGTATAGACAATATTTCAGAAGACCGGTCATATGCTTTAGACAACGAGGATTCTATTCAAGACCCTGTTTCAATTGCATTTGGATCGGACGCCGATCCTTTGGGAAAGTTGACTTTGTATGTTCTCACAAAGGAAGGAGATATATTTGGACTCTGCCCATGGGTTCCTGCGAAATTCATCCTGTCCAAGCAGGAGGTTTCAGAATTATTCGACAATGCGGTAGCTGATCAGTATCAGTATAAACAGGAACATGGTAAAGAAAGTCTTTTGAACAGCCATTATCGAGATCAACTTGCATGGACTACTGACCTTTGGAGGCAAATTGATACGAGTCCGCAAGAGGTGAGATTATCAAAGCGAGGAACCTTAGAATCCTGCCACGTTCTAAATCGCCCTAATATAATAATCTCAAGAAACGGATCGCCCCAGAAGTTGCAGCCTCAAGGCCCATTCAGATACCAGCCATTTCCTGACACTTTGTATGAGGGTAGTGCTATTGACTTCATAAGTACAGACTCAGGTTCGATGACAACCCTGGCAGTTTTGTATTCAACTGGTCGAATTAATTTCTATCTTCAAGACATAAGTTTGGATATGATTTGGGAGGGCGCCAATTCGTTATCTGACATCTGTTTGGCGTTGATTGAATCCATTACTATTCCAAATGATCCGGTCAGCAAGGGTCAATCAACCGGCACAGGAGTGGCTTCCGCATCAGCATCACCTTTCAGTCTTGGATCAGTATCAGGAATCCCCTCTCATTTTTCCACACCTAAGACCTCGAACGCGTTCTCTTTAACCAAAGTGACAACGCCTACCCCAACGAAGCCAGGTTCATTTAGATTGATCAaaacttcaacaacaaatgaACTTGAGTTTTACGTTATTTCAGGACCCTGTGTATATCGAGTAGATTTTTCTCCTTGGGCAATACCTCTTTCCCAAGCCATTGAAGGATCGAATTCACAGGAAGCACTTTCCGTTGTTAGTAGCCACCTTAGCTCGAACATCTGGGTCATACTTGACAAATCTAGAAATCAATCCCCTGTTTTAGGTATTGGAGCTCTACCTGATCCATTAGGTATGCACATTCCTTTCGTTCATACACAGAAATTGGTATATATTGAAGTACCAGACTCCAATGAATCGACTAGTAGATCGATATCTTCCTCTTTGGATTTAGCAGTGAATTCTACTTCACTCGCGAGTTCCTCGCAATTGACTTCTATTCCTGCGCGTACCATCAAATATACCTCCCTTCTCAAAACTCCTTTTTCGCATTCGAGTATTGATGCTAAATTGAGTGAGATTTCATTCGAACCTCCTCTAGCTCCCAAAGGCGTCTCAATTACAGATGTAATCAAACCTAATACCGAGAACTTGGCCTACTTGTCTGAAATCTCCAATTATTATTGCGAACAACTGTCTAAACTACACGAATCGGGTCTACATATGCATACACGACTAGATCTCCAGCGTAGTGAACTTCACCgtcaaatcaaaaaggTATCAGAACTGTATAATACAGTCCAAAAATTAGAGCAACAGCGACCCACAAAAACTCTTGCAGAAATATTTGACAAACAAGAGCGACTTCGCCAACGATCGTTGTCCCTTCTGGAAAAGCTTTCCCGTCGTCGTAGTATTCTTCTGTCAAATcaggagaagaagtggCTTGCTGAGTTACAGAGGTCTCAAGAGAGAATATATGACCCTGCCGGTTTGGAGCGCCGCGTTAAAAATGTAAGTAATTCCTTACAGCATACACCGAGATGTTTAACTAACTAA
- the UTP23 gene encoding Utp23p (Component of the small subunit processome; involved in 40S ribosomal subunit biogenesis; interacts with snR30 and is required for dissociation of snR30 from large pre-ribosomal particles; has homology to PINc domain protein Fcf1p, although the PINc domain of Utp23p is not required for function; essential protein; GO_component: GO:0005739 - mitochondrion [Evidence IEA,IEA]; GO_component: GO:0005739 - mitochondrion [Evidence IDA] [PMID 14562095]; GO_component: GO:0005730 - nucleolus [Evidence IEA]; GO_component: GO:0005730 - nucleolus [Evidence IDA] [PMID 14690591]; GO_component: GO:0005730 - nucleolus [Evidence IDA] [PMID 16769905]; GO_component: GO:0005634 - nucleus [Evidence IEA]; GO_component: GO:0032040 - small-subunit processome [Evidence IEA]; GO_component: GO:0032040 - small-subunit processome [Evidence IDA,IPI] [PMID 16769905]; GO_function: GO:0003723 - RNA binding [Evidence IEA]; GO_function: GO:0070181 - small ribosomal subunit rRNA binding [Evidence IDA,IMP] [PMID 24152547]; GO_process: GO:0000480 - endonucleolytic cleavage in 5'-ETS of tricistronic rRNA transcript (SSU-rRNA, 5.8S rRNA, LSU-rRNA) [Evidence IMP] [PMID 16769905]; GO_process: GO:0000447 - endonucleolytic cleavage in ITS1 to separate SSU-rRNA from 5.8S rRNA and LSU-rRNA from tricistronic rRNA transcript (SSU-rRNA, 5.8S rRNA, LSU-rRNA) [Evidence IMP] [PMID 16769905]; GO_process: GO:0000472 - endonucleolytic cleavage to generate mature 5'-end of SSU-rRNA from (SSU-rRNA, 5.8S rRNA, LSU-rRNA) [Evidence IMP] [PMID 16769905]; GO_process: GO:0006364 - rRNA processing [Evidence IEA]; GO_process: GO:0042254 - ribosome biogenesis [Evidence IEA]) — translation MITQCTMNELYKTKNQEAIDLAKTFERRRCNHRFKPKEQERDENNDETKDEGKKKNDDDGPKSAFDCLTSVVNVKGKNVHRYVVATQKSGLRSYFRSIPAVPLIYMKRSVMIMEPMSPITVRARELIEKSKLSQGLNDPTTNLKRKQEESGDEEISENGNDQPTKKKRKGPKQPNPLSMKKKKNPTLSNIITAETSESSENSKKKRRRKHHSSGVNAATNGTEAVVEPTPASPAS, via the coding sequence ATGATAACCCAATGTACTATGAACGAGTTGTataaaaccaaaaaccaaGAGGCAATTGATCTGGCCAAAACATTCGAGAGAAGACGTTGTAACCATAGGTTTAAGCCCAAGGAGCAGGAAAGAGATGAAAATAACGACGAAACCAAAGACGaaggaaagaaaaagaatgaCGACGATGGTCCAAAGAGTGCATTTGATTGCTTGACCAGTGTAGTCAACGTAAAAGGCAAAAATGTTCACCGCTACGTGGTTGCCACTCAAAAGTCTGGACTGAGATCCTATTTTAGGTCGATTCCTGCTGTACCTTTAATTTATATGAAAAGATCTGTCATGATCATGGAACCTATGTCCCCAATCACTGTGCGTGCTCGAGAACTTATtgagaaatcaaaactTTCACAGGGTTTGAATGATCCTACCACCAACTTAAAGCgcaaacaagaagaaagcgGTGATGAGGAAATTAGTGAAAATGGGAACGACCAACCAACTAAGAAAAAGCGAAAAGGTCCAAAGCAGCCCAATCCGCTGAgcatgaagaagaaaaagaaccCAACCCTTTCAAATATCATTACCGCTGAAACTTCCGAAAGCTCGGAAAACTCGAAAAAGAAgcgaagaagaaagcaTCACTCATCTGGAGTTAATGCTGCTACGAACGGTACTGAGGCGGTTGTCGAGCCTACTCCAGCCTCTCCTGCATcctaa
- a CDS encoding Transcription factor atf1, which yields MSRDISHFIANLNSLDPIDSPSFSGDHSGSPGNGQGSSNGRNVKNEQDDELSIFANTQFFDFDMGRSTDIAVTVDDLLMQQEKLLQNPKGKPHPDEAQGSSSGSSHNGNSGYYTNSHHSHGGLHHINQYPSHQLPGSSSIGNSHTSAGASSTTADGPTGHNNSSLRNGANHNNQTNQDQNSAAVVAAATAPNNNHLNGLVAPFDFATLQQFSIANELPPHSIHQSPALSGVSTPLHSPHVGPVGSTASIHGTPIVSLDQASAKLSGYVPNSANGTVKPSATANIVSPSTSLPRRKSSTTTATRQTNRLSTSGSTGSGDSASPPNSEVNLAEEDKRRRNTAASARFRIKKKIREQEMERNARELMEKVQQLETKVMQLEMENRWLKNLVVEKNEARDVSELLNMRNRILGKSEDGSDATADSRV from the coding sequence ATGTCTAGGGATATTTCGCATTTCATAGCGAACTTGAACTCGCTTGACCCTATCGACTCACCCTCCTTTTCTGGTGATCATAGTGGATCTCCGGGAAATGGCCAGGGATCAAGTAATGGTCGAAACGTTAAGAATGAACAAGATGACGAACTCTCTATTTTTGCCAACACCCagttttttgattttgacatGGGCCGTTCTACTGATATTGCAGTAACAGTGGACGACCTTCTCATGCAACAAGAGAAGCTGCTACAGAACCCTAAGGGAAAGCCACATCCAGATGAGGCTCAGGGAAGTAGTAGTGGCAGTAGCCATAATGGAAATAGCGGTTATTATACGAATAGCCACCATTCTCATGGGGGTCTACATCATATCAACCAATATCCAAGCCATCAACTGCCTGGTAGTTCGTCTATTGGCAATAGCCATACTAGTGCTGGCGCTAGTTCTACTACAGCTGATGGCCCCACCGGTCATAATAATTCCAGCCTTCGCAATGGTGCTAATCATAATAATCAAACTAATCAAGATCAGaactctgctgctgttgtagCGGCTGCAACTGCTCCGAATAACAATCATCTTAACGGACTAGTAGCTCCTTTCGATTTTGCTACGTTACAACAGTTCTCGATAGCTAATGAGCTCCCACCCCATTCTATTCATCAGTCACCAGCTCTTTCGGGTGTAAGCACCCCTCTTCATTCTCCTCATGTCGGCCCTGTAGGTAGCACTGCTTCTATCCACGGCACTCCTATTGTATCATTAGATCAAGCTAGTGCCAAACTTTCTGGATATGTACCTAATAGTGCTAATGGCACTGTCAAGCCGTCAGCTACAGCCAATATTGTGAGTCCATCGACATCATTACCGAGGCGAAAGTCGTCTACGACAACAGCCACGAGACAGACTAATCGTTTATCAACATCGGGCTCTACTGGATCTGGGGATTCTGCGTCACCTCCTAATTCCGAGGTGAAtcttgctgaagaagacaagCGCCGTCGTAATactgctgcctctgctAGGTTCCgtatcaagaaaaagatcCGTGAGCAAGAAATGGAGCGGAACGCCAGAGAGCTTATGGAGAAAGTGCAGCAGCTAGAAACTAAGGTCATGCAGCTTGAGATGGAGAATCGATGGCTGAAAAATCTGGTTGTCGAAAAAAACGAGGCCAGAGACGTCAGTGAACTGCTCAACATGCGCAATAGAATTCTCGGAAAGTCAGAGGATGGCAGTGATGCTACTGCTGATTCCAGAGTATAA